The genomic region GTCAGCTCGCTGCTGTTGGCAACCTCCCGGTAGTCGAACTCTTCATTGAAATAGTCAAGTACCCGCTCCGGGATATAGAAACGCTGTTCCGTTCCGCTATGGGAAGAAAGCGTATAGGACACCGATCCGGAACGATAGTAAGTATAGTCCATATCGGCTGTCGATCTTTTAACAGGTTCCGGCCGATGGATTTGAGAAGTATTGACCTGAGCGGCAAGCCTCTCCCGATAGTGGAGTTTTTGCCAGGTTCGGGGAAGTTTGGAAATCATCAGGTTACGGGCCACTCCCAATTCGGAAGCCTTGTATTTGGCATTTCCTTTGAGGATCGCATATCCACGGAGAATATCTTTCTTATCTTTCCGTTCATATACGGAATAGCCTCTCCGGGCAAGTGCCTTCTTGTATTCTTCCCATGACCACGATGGCATGGTTCTCAATACCTCCATACACTCTCTGCTTACTTCCGGAATGTTGCGACTTCGGATTTCTTCCGCAGTCTTCCAGCCACGTTTCACTGCAACTCGTTCGGCTGCACGTTGTGCCCGAAGATGAATGTTATGGTCATTGTTGATGTTTCCGTTTTCATCAAAGCGGCAAATTGCGGCGTGTAGATGGGGAACTTTCCCTTTGGATTCCATGTGCAGGTAAACCGTGTATTTGCTGTTTGCCAGATTGGTCGGGCTGGAACGGACTTTCCCGTCCTTGCCGGTAATCGTTTGTTTGTCGAACTCTTCGGCGAACTCGTGCCAGAGCTTTTGCCAGTCCTCAATGTCATAGAAACTGGTATGCTCAGGCGATGGACTCAACTCTATTCTGATTATGGAATTCTTGATCGGCCGATGCTGGGAAAGGGTCAACTGCATGGAGTTCCATATTCCCATAGCGTCCAGATCCGGGGGCAACAGATTGTCAAATACCCGATATATTTTTTCCGGATGCTTCTTGTGCTTTGATTCGCCAGTAATATAACGAAGGTCATTAATACCGTAAGATATGGCTTTGGCTTTTGCAATCATTTTTCTTCTGATTGAGGGTTGGACGGAATTCTGTTTTTCTCCTTTACGGCTTCCAGGAATTGGCAGACGCCTTCGGCAACATTGGAAAGTTCTCCGAGCCAGCCGACCATGAACGGAATCTGATTGAACATTACCATCCGCTGCTTTGTGGACATTCCGTGAAGTGCGGAGGTATATTTTACGAGATCAGACCGACAATTGTCCAGATTCTGAAGCAGTGCCGCCTCTTCTTTCGTGAGCCTCGCTTTGGGCTTGAAGTTATACGCACATGACAATATGTAGTCGCTTACGGTCATGCCGCATTGTTCGGCCAGTGATTTTATATGGTCTCTCTGGCTGGGAGTGACTTTTGCCCCGACAAAGACGCTTCTTGTTTCTTTCGGGGAAGCTGGTGTATTGACAATATCTTCTTTCATTTGAATCGTTGTTATAATGGTTGAAAAGGTGCGAGCTTGCGAGTACCGTACTGGCGAAGGAACTGAGCAGTCAAGAGCGCCAATGTACAACCGTAACGCAGTGAGGTTATACCTTGGCATATCTCGAAACAGTTACCTGTTTATCCTTCCCCGCAAGCCATATCGGATGCGTATAATGAATTGGCACTTGGACAAGGAAATGCAGGATAATATTATCCACTAAAAGAGGGGAGAAAATGAGTATCCACATGATGATTTCCTGCCGACTTTGCTTTATTCTAATATATACGCCCCTGCAATAAAGTAAAGTTGTACTCAGTAATGGTATTCTGGATTGAGAATATAATTTTTCCCCTCCTTTATGACCATCTGCTTGTTGCCAAGAAAGGTGGCTACTTTGACCGCCTTGTTGTAGCCGAGCTTTACATTATGCAATACGTAAGCTTCCTTCAGACGTTCCAGGTAGTCATCATAGCTGCCGATATTGCCATTGGCAAAAGCGGCAGCCACTGCAGCACGATGTACAGGCTCAGGAATCTCCCTCTGCGGATCGAACGGTTCTTTGGTTGGTCGCCCGCTCTTCTTCTCTTTGGACAGATATGGTTCTACCAGTTCGGGCAGGACGTCTTCGTTTATGCGGAAAGCGAAAGGTTCAAAGTCCCGGTCCCGGATGTGAACGGCCTCGACCACGCTTATGGCTTTGTCATCTTTGTCCACTTCTACCTGCAGTATGGTTTCCGCCTTGTTGTTGAGTTCCGTGCCGATGTGACCACGCGCATGTTCATCATTCTTGTTCTGATGCAGGACAGTATGGATATGAATTTGTTTGTCGTCCGTCCACTGCATGAATTTCGAGATAACTTCGGTAGATTCACTGGATGAATTGATGTCGTAAAGGAAATCACGGATGCCATCTATAATGACCAGACCCAAATCAGGTGTGGTGCCGATAGCTTCTTCGACTATCAACAGGCGCACTCTTGGTGCAAACTTGCGCAGAGACAACATGACCAGATTTTCCGGCACCTTGTCATCCGGCATTTCCGCCAAACGCAGGATGCGCTTCAGTACCTGTTGACAATGATGGCGTCCCTGCTCCGTGTCAATATACAGAATCTTCCTCTTGTTCTCGGGGAACATGGAACGGTAACGAAGAACAGTGCGGCCACTCAATGCTGATGCGGCAATGGCCGAAACGTTGAAAGTCTTCTTGCTTTTGGCTTTCCCGATGGAAGCGCTGAAATTCCCCAATGTGCCTATAACAGCATCATCCACCATCAACACCGCCGGAGCCTCTTCATAGCTATTCGTGACGCTCACGGCTGCTTCCTCTATAAAAACTGCCAGTTCCTCACGTGAAGGTATCGTTTCGTCCGTCTTCTCCATCATTACCAGTTTTTAAGGTTAGGTTTACGGCGATGGGAAGCGAGCATGGCTTCGTTCTCTTCCTCAAAAGTTTGCGGAGCCGGATTCTTTCGGGAGGATTCCAGCCATTTGTCCAGTTCATCCCGGTAAATGTATAGATGTTTCCCTTGCTTGATGACTGGAATATCATCTTTTTTGACCTTGTAATAAAAGGTCGATAACGGCATTTTGAGATAGGCGCAAGCTTCCTGCACGGTCATGGGGACGTGCGTGTTTTCTTTGGCTTCATGCTGCTTGGACAGTTTTTCTGTCAGCAGATTTTCCATGCTTGCTATCCGGTCGCAAAGTTCACCGACTACTGCCGGCAAGTCATTGAATGTAAGTTGGTCTGTTTTCATATTATAACTTTTTAATCGTTTAACATGCTGCGAACCAACCCAATGAAGCTTTGCAGAACAATACAGACCGGATTAATTATTTCATCTGCATACGTTTTTTGTTACGACTCATCGTTATCTGTTTCCAAATGGAAGCGATAGTCTCCCTTTTCAGGTACATCAATTGGAATCTGACTTGCTACCTGATCCCGCAAATTAAGTCTGAGATATTCATGACTCGCGCTTTCAAGTTCGTATGGAAATGATGCTTTGATAAAGACGGCTCTTTTCGCCAATGGTACTCTCAATCGTTCACCTACATTCCATGCCAGATGACGAAGTCCCGGTGACCGTAGCGGATTGTCAATATTGGAACGAATCGGTTTATAGAGTTCCGGCTGATCACAAGCCATGTACTCAATGTTGGAAATGAGAGTCGCTATAGCCTCTTTGGAGAGATAGGGGGCAGTCTTGATGGTTACATATTCCCGAATCGCATCCATAACCTTTACTTGTCTTTTCAGTTCTTTCTCTTTGAGTTCTTCCAGAATGGAATCATACTTTTCCAAATGAGATTCATTGGAACAATCAGGGACGACAGGTTCTTGATTTGACTGTGGGGATGGAGAATACTCCTGTTCAGAAGAATCTGCCGGTTGTTCGGTAGGCGGTGTTTCGGCAATACAAACAGGCTCTGTGGTGCTCTCTGATTCTATAACAGGGGAGGATTGTTCGCCAAAAGAGAAGTGGATGTGATTTTTCGTCAGCCAATTATAGAAAAATTTCTGCAGGACTCCACACAATATGATGGACATCGCCAGTCCGAGAATTACAGGAGTTGTTATGCGCATGATGTTGATGTCATGGCAAAGGGTAAAATAAGTGGCTATGGCCGCAAAAATGATGACGGATAGCGCAAGGATAAAACTTATTTTCTTAGTTCGGATTTGTTCTGTATTTGTCATCTTCTATCACTATTTGGAATTACTGTACGCCAAAGTTATGTGCGTTATTCCAGATACTGATAAATAATGAGTTATAATCGTCCTATTTTACACAAAAATTACGGATATAGTCCGATTTTTCGCTCAAAATCAAACTATATCCGCTAAAACAGGTGGTCAAAATGCCTGTCAGTCTTTCCGCATCAGGGTGATTTTCTTGCTGGCTTCACGCTTGTTGCTATCCACTACTTTCATGTACCTTTGGGTTGTGGTTATACTCTTGTGAGCCATCATGCTTTGTATGGTACGGATGTCTGTTCCGGCAGCCGCTTGCAGCGTAGCGAATGTTCTACGATAGGAGTGGAATGAAATCGGCTTCTCTATCCCGCATCTCTTCGCCACAGCCTTGATGCGTTTGTTCACCGTGTCAAGTGAGCCGACATTGAAAAGCCGCTTGTCAGTCCTGAACGGTTCGTAACGCCTGATAATCTGCATGGGGATGTCCATCAGCTTGATTTGGAACGGTACGCCCGTCTTTTGGCGTTTCGACACAATCCATGATGCGCCATTCATCTCAACGATGTTGTCGGTGGTCAGATTCTTGATGTCAGTGAACGAAATGCCCGTCCAGCACCCGAAAAGGAACAAATCCCTCGCCAATGCGAAGTTGGGATTGTCCAGACTGATTGTACTCAACGCCTGAATTTCATCTTCCGTGAGAAAGCCTCGTTCCTTGTGGTCGGGGTCAACGTGGTACATCGCAAACGGGTTTCTCGGTATCTTGCCATTGTAGTGCGCCGTGGTGACGATGTGTTTCAACGGTATGGAGTATATCCACACGGACGATTGCGCCAGCCCGACCTCTTTCGCAGGTACAGGCAGTAGTCACGGATGAAATCCTCCGTCAATTCGTTCATCGCCATGTCCGTCCGTTTGTATTGCTTCTTTATAAATTCCGCCACGTATTTGCGGACGGTCAGATACTTTTGGTACGTACGTTTGGAGCGGTCTTTGCCCACCCGTTTGGCAAACGCCTCGTTCTCCTTGTCAAAGGCTCGTAACAATGTTTCATACTCCGTGCCGATACCCTGGTAGGCGTTGCGTACCATTTCAGCCGTGACAAACGCCTCACGGTCGGAAAGCCGCTGGTAGTGCTTCGTTATCTGCGCCTTGATGTTGTCAAGCGCATAGTTCACCGCCACCGCCTCACGGCTCTTGCCTTTCGCCCTGTTGCCTTTGGCATCCCAAAGTCCCTTGGAAATGCGCTGTTTGCAACTGAACTGTGCGATAGTCCCGTTGATTGTAACCCGTCCCATGATGGGGACAATTCCGTTCTTTTCCTTGCTTCCGTTTACATAGAAGACCGTCTTGAAAGTGCTCCGCATAATCATTCTTTTTGTTTGGTGCAAAATTAGTTTATGGGAGTTGTAAAGGCAGAATGTAAACCTACGCAGAACACAGAAATAGAGTCTGTTGGCGTTAAATGTGCATCCGGTGTCGGGTAATGGTTTGGAAATGCATCTGTTGCTGCAATCCGCCCAAATCCGTTTTTCCGCCCTTATGTCATTCCGTGCCACCCGAAGCCAAACTCTCTGACCGTCAGTGAGAATGCTCAAATTCGCTTTATTCTGCGTTTTATCCTATTATTTTCACGGAAAATTCTTCGCACTAATTTCCTCTATTTTCGCGGTAGGCGTCGATGCGCTGTTTGAAGTTGCGGTGGAGGCATTCGCTGTATAGCCAGGGTTCTATGCCGTGGTAGTCGCCTACGTTGAGTATGTCGAGAATGTTGGGCAGGCTGCTGCCGTCGTATCCGTCGAGCACGAGCACCTTGTATTCGGGCGATAGGGTTACCGTGATGCTGTCGTGGAGCTGTGCCGGCGTGGCATCGGTGCGCCAGTTGACCGGGTTGATGCACATGACATTGGGCACGCTTGTCACCGGTTTTACATATTTCACGTCGGAGACGGAATTGTAGCAGATGGTGACACCCGTGTCGGTCGAGTCTTGGGCGGCGATAATCCACGGGGCCTGTGCTACGTCGTCGGGGGTGACTTTATAGCCGAGCACATAGGCGGCGACCAGCCGGGTGCGGGTCTCTTCGGACAGGGTTTTCAGCAGTTCGACCACCGACTTGCCTCCTTGGCTGAATCCCGCGAGAATAAACGGCCGGCCGTTGTTGTAGTGTGTCAGG from Candidatus Caccoplasma merdavium harbors:
- a CDS encoding DUF3089 domain-containing protein; protein product: MKTKLLSTLLLASLYLASCQSSDEQTHISSVFVPAQPSYADSTMWHIALNDTGTGADVFYIVSTWEYDWYTNEGIVSHHADPSKPEHRADMDIEISQVAQYMADGNNFYAPFYRHITLDSWATLNEDTINRRYRDVAFVDVQNAFDYYLTHYNNGRPFILAGFSQGGKSVVELLKTLSEETRTRLVAAYVLGYKVTPDDVAQAPWIIAAQDSTDTGVTICYNSVSDVKYVKPVTSVPNVMCINPVNWRTDATPAQLHDSITVTLSPEYKVLVLDGYDGSSLPNILDILNVGDYHGIEPWLYSECLHRNFKQRIDAYRENRGN
- a CDS encoding metalloproteinase, whose translation is MKEDIVNTPASPKETRSVFVGAKVTPSQRDHIKSLAEQCGMTVSDYILSCAYNFKPKARLTKEEAALLQNLDNCRSDLVKYTSALHGMSTKQRMVMFNQIPFMVGWLGELSNVAEGVCQFLEAVKEKNRIPSNPQSEEK
- a CDS encoding helix-turn-helix domain-containing protein; amino-acid sequence: MKTDQLTFNDLPAVVGELCDRIASMENLLTEKLSKQHEAKENTHVPMTVQEACAYLKMPLSTFYYKVKKDDIPVIKQGKHLYIYRDELDKWLESSRKNPAPQTFEEENEAMLASHRRKPNLKNW
- a CDS encoding relaxase, encoding MIAKAKAISYGINDLRYITGESKHKKHPEKIYRVFDNLLPPDLDAMGIWNSMQLTLSQHRPIKNSIIRIELSPSPEHTSFYDIEDWQKLWHEFAEEFDKQTITGKDGKVRSSPTNLANSKYTVYLHMESKGKVPHLHAAICRFDENGNINNDHNIHLRAQRAAERVAVKRGWKTAEEIRSRNIPEVSRECMEVLRTMPSWSWEEYKKALARRGYSVYERKDKKDILRGYAILKGNAKYKASELGVARNLMISKLPRTWQKLHYRERLAAQVNTSQIHRPEPVKRSTADMDYTYYRSGSVSYTLSSHSGTEQRFYIPERVLDYFNEEFDYREVANSSELT
- a CDS encoding AAA family ATPase, which codes for MEKTDETIPSREELAVFIEEAAVSVTNSYEEAPAVLMVDDAVIGTLGNFSASIGKAKSKKTFNVSAIAASALSGRTVLRYRSMFPENKRKILYIDTEQGRHHCQQVLKRILRLAEMPDDKVPENLVMLSLRKFAPRVRLLIVEEAIGTTPDLGLVIIDGIRDFLYDINSSSESTEVISKFMQWTDDKQIHIHTVLHQNKNDEHARGHIGTELNNKAETILQVEVDKDDKAISVVEAVHIRDRDFEPFAFRINEDVLPELVEPYLSKEKKSGRPTKEPFDPQREIPEPVHRAAVAAAFANGNIGSYDDYLERLKEAYVLHNVKLGYNKAVKVATFLGNKQMVIKEGKNYILNPEYHY